A genomic region of Diceros bicornis minor isolate mBicDic1 chromosome 39, mDicBic1.mat.cur, whole genome shotgun sequence contains the following coding sequences:
- the TBXT gene encoding T-box transcription factor T isoform X1, with protein sequence MSSPGTEGAGKSLQHRVDHLLSAVESELQAGSEKGDPTERELRVGLEESELWLRFKQLTNEMIVTKNGRRMFPVLKVNVSGLDPNAMYSFLLDFVAADNHRWKYVNGEWVPGGKPEPQAPSCVYIHPDSPNFGAHWMKAPVSFSKVKLTNKLNGGGQIMLNSLHKYEPRIHIVRVGGPQRMITSHCFPETQFIAVTAYQNEEITALKIKYNPFAKAFLDAKERSDHKDMMEEPGDSQQSGYSQSGGWLIPGTSTLCPPATPHPQFGGPLSLPSSHGCERYTALRNHRPSPYPNPYAHRNNSPTYSDNSSACLSMLQSHDNWSSLGMPAHTSMLPMSPNTGPPTGSSQYPSLWSVSNGTITPGAQTAGMANGLGAQFFRGSSAHSAPLAHTVSAPSSSGSPLYEGAATATDIPDSQYDASAQARLIASWTPVSPPSM encoded by the exons ATGAGCTCCCCAGGCACGGAGGGCGCAGGGAAGAGCCTGCAGCACCGAGTGGACCACCTGCTGAGCGCCGTGGAGAGCGAGCTGCAGGCGGGCAGCGAGAAGGGCGACCCCACGGAGCGCGAGCTGCGCGTGGGCCTGGAGGAGAGCGAGCTGTGGCTGCGCTTCAAGCAGCTCACCAACGAGATGATCGTCACCAAGAACGGCAG GAGGATGTTCCCAGTGCTGAAGGTGAACGTGTCTGGCCTGGACCCCAACGCCATGTACTCCTTCCTGCTGGACTTCGTGGCGGCCGACAACCACCGCTGGAAGTACGTGAACGGGGAGTGGGTGCCGGGGGGCAAGCCCGAGCCGCAGGCGCCCAGCTGTGTCTACATCCACCCCGACTCCCCCAACTTCGGGGCGCACTGGATGAAGGCGCCGGTCTCCTTCAGCAAAGTCAAGCTCACCAACAAGCTCAACGGAGGGGGCCAG ATCATGTTGAACTCCTTACATAAGTATGAGCCTCGAATCCACATAGTGAGAGTTGGGGGTCCGCAGCGCATGATCACCAGCCACTGCTTCCCAGAGACACAGTTCATCGCTGTGACGGCTTATCAGAATGAGGAG ATCACAGctcttaaaattaaatacaatccATTTGCAAAAGCTTTCCTTGATGCAAAGGAAAG AAGTGATCATAAAGATATGATGGAAGAACCTGGAGACAGCCAGCAATCTGGGTACTCCCAAT CAGGGGGGTGGCTTATTCCTGGAACCAGCACCCTGTGTCCACctgccaccccccaccctcaGTTTGGAGGCCCCCTCTCGCTTCCCTCTTCGCACGGCTGTGAAAGGTACACCGCCCTGAGGAACCACCGTCCGTCCCCCTACCCCAACCCTTACGCGCATCGCAACAATTCTCCAA CCTATTCTGACAATTCATCTGCATGTTTATCCATGCTCCAATCCCATGACAATTGGTCCAGCCTCGGAATGCCTGCCCATACCAGCATGCTCCCCATGAGTCCTAACACCGGTCCACCTACTGGCTCTAG tcAGTACCCCAGCCTGTGGTCTGTGAGCAACGGCACCATCACGCCAGGCGCTCAGACGGCAGGGATGGCCAACGGGCTGGGAGCCCAGTTTTTCCGGGGCTCCTCCGCACATTCCGCGCCCCTCGCCCACACAGTCTCAGCTCCTTCCTCTTCGGGATCCCCGCTGTATGAAGGGGCCGCCACGGCCACAGACATTCCTGACAGCCAGTACGACGCCTCGGCCCAAGCCCGCCTGATAGCCTCATGGACACCCGTGTCGCCACCTTCCATGTGA
- the TBXT gene encoding T-box transcription factor T isoform X2 yields the protein MSSPGTEGAGKSLQHRVDHLLSAVESELQAGSEKGDPTERELRVGLEESELWLRFKQLTNEMIVTKNGRRMFPVLKVNVSGLDPNAMYSFLLDFVAADNHRWKYVNGEWVPGGKPEPQAPSCVYIHPDSPNFGAHWMKAPVSFSKVKLTNKLNGGGQIMLNSLHKYEPRIHIVRVGGPQRMITSHCFPETQFIAVTAYQNEEITALKIKYNPFAKAFLDAKERSDHKDMMEEPGDSQQSGYSQWGWLIPGTSTLCPPATPHPQFGGPLSLPSSHGCERYTALRNHRPSPYPNPYAHRNNSPTYSDNSSACLSMLQSHDNWSSLGMPAHTSMLPMSPNTGPPTGSSQYPSLWSVSNGTITPGAQTAGMANGLGAQFFRGSSAHSAPLAHTVSAPSSSGSPLYEGAATATDIPDSQYDASAQARLIASWTPVSPPSM from the exons ATGAGCTCCCCAGGCACGGAGGGCGCAGGGAAGAGCCTGCAGCACCGAGTGGACCACCTGCTGAGCGCCGTGGAGAGCGAGCTGCAGGCGGGCAGCGAGAAGGGCGACCCCACGGAGCGCGAGCTGCGCGTGGGCCTGGAGGAGAGCGAGCTGTGGCTGCGCTTCAAGCAGCTCACCAACGAGATGATCGTCACCAAGAACGGCAG GAGGATGTTCCCAGTGCTGAAGGTGAACGTGTCTGGCCTGGACCCCAACGCCATGTACTCCTTCCTGCTGGACTTCGTGGCGGCCGACAACCACCGCTGGAAGTACGTGAACGGGGAGTGGGTGCCGGGGGGCAAGCCCGAGCCGCAGGCGCCCAGCTGTGTCTACATCCACCCCGACTCCCCCAACTTCGGGGCGCACTGGATGAAGGCGCCGGTCTCCTTCAGCAAAGTCAAGCTCACCAACAAGCTCAACGGAGGGGGCCAG ATCATGTTGAACTCCTTACATAAGTATGAGCCTCGAATCCACATAGTGAGAGTTGGGGGTCCGCAGCGCATGATCACCAGCCACTGCTTCCCAGAGACACAGTTCATCGCTGTGACGGCTTATCAGAATGAGGAG ATCACAGctcttaaaattaaatacaatccATTTGCAAAAGCTTTCCTTGATGCAAAGGAAAG AAGTGATCATAAAGATATGATGGAAGAACCTGGAGACAGCCAGCAATCTGGGTACTCCCAAT GGGGGTGGCTTATTCCTGGAACCAGCACCCTGTGTCCACctgccaccccccaccctcaGTTTGGAGGCCCCCTCTCGCTTCCCTCTTCGCACGGCTGTGAAAGGTACACCGCCCTGAGGAACCACCGTCCGTCCCCCTACCCCAACCCTTACGCGCATCGCAACAATTCTCCAA CCTATTCTGACAATTCATCTGCATGTTTATCCATGCTCCAATCCCATGACAATTGGTCCAGCCTCGGAATGCCTGCCCATACCAGCATGCTCCCCATGAGTCCTAACACCGGTCCACCTACTGGCTCTAG tcAGTACCCCAGCCTGTGGTCTGTGAGCAACGGCACCATCACGCCAGGCGCTCAGACGGCAGGGATGGCCAACGGGCTGGGAGCCCAGTTTTTCCGGGGCTCCTCCGCACATTCCGCGCCCCTCGCCCACACAGTCTCAGCTCCTTCCTCTTCGGGATCCCCGCTGTATGAAGGGGCCGCCACGGCCACAGACATTCCTGACAGCCAGTACGACGCCTCGGCCCAAGCCCGCCTGATAGCCTCATGGACACCCGTGTCGCCACCTTCCATGTGA